In a single window of the Acipenser ruthenus chromosome 8, fAciRut3.2 maternal haplotype, whole genome shotgun sequence genome:
- the LOC117406864 gene encoding protein FAM124A-like isoform X1, translated as MEKKPTEDECVDSGAETAGSDFSPMSSTCSELSIGDVQDPFLVSVHIITDPGNGRTLQKAMDNVLAWIRPDLQLFRVSERGCWKKPERCRTGIVIQPSLAIILFLQEEYGEEQFQQLHQSLRRPPWQYHHTEKVNGRMLPYMPYNQDFFTLSGSTPLWAIRQVHYGKEIVRFTIYCSHENFVDMVKMYQLILKREVSQKKGDFCFFIVYSNMNMEIQLSLKRLPKDQYPTPAESAIIEFRVKEIGQLVPLLPNPCTPISDIRWQTEDYDGNKILLQVRGSSRNSHRRPILSQLDPQLESSYTAPATNTHRSRGPASYRNKRYQKLQPPSRSKQHHRLSQQDLSSSCQGDDSSQRSSSTSETSRTVQRSCSLYCLPTVRHSPFPAPSLLSSSFSDRTAAFHFNIDDLEDAEETDVDTGLKLTSSDMSVVSAYTRLAANFQSFSSSPDKVYRHPPRAIPLRTRPLSMHNNPLPSYSGLSCGSLPSLSDISFCGSSCPSSLKPQRPQSASNPSHRLTPSALRHSGDSGHSTETESITLRQQAGSHNLPEEDPEQEFYI; from the exons GTGAATTGTCCATAGGCGATGTGCAGGACCCATTTCTGGTTAGCGTCCATATCATCACCGACCCGGGGAACGGCAGGACCCTCCAGAAAGCCATGGATAATGTGCTGGCCTGGATCCGCCCGGACCTGCAGCTCTTCCGTGTCTCTGAGCGAGGCTGCTGGAAGAAGCCAGAGAGGTGCAGGACTGGAATCGTGATCCAGCCCTCGCTGGCCATCATCCTGTTCCTGCAGGAGGAGTACGGAGAGGAGCAGTTCCAGCAGCTCCACCAGTCCCTCCGACGCCCGCCTTGGCAGTACCACCACACAGAGAAAGTGAATGGCCGCATGTTGCCCTACATGCCGTACAACCAGGACTTCTTCACCCTGTCCGGCAGCACCCCACTGTGGGCCATCCGTCAGGTGCACTATGGCAAGGAGATTGTGCGCTTCACTATCTACTGCAGCCACGAGAACTTTGTGGACATGGTGAAGATGTACCAGCTGATCCTCAAGAGGGAGGTGTCTCAGAAAAAGGGGGATTTCTGCTTCTTCATTGTCTACTCCAACATGAACATGGAGATCCAGCTCTCCCTGAAGAGGCTCCCCAAGGACCAGTACCCCACCCCCGCCGAGTCTGCAATCATCGAGTTCCGCGTCAAAGAGATCGGCCAGCTGGTCCCCCTGCTTCCCAATCCCTGCACCCCCATTAGCGATATCCGTTGGCAGACGGAAGACTATGATGGAAACAAGATTCTTTTACAG GTCCGAGGCTCATCCAGAAACTCCCATCGGAGGCCCATTCTTTCTCAGCTCGACCCCCAGCTGGAGTCATCCTACACGGCACCTGCCACGAACACTCACCGCAGCCGGGGGCCTGCCTCCTATCGAAACAAACGCTACCAAAAGCTGCAGCCACCCTCCCGCTCCAAACAGCACCACCGGCTCTCCCAGCAGGACTTATCCAGCTCTTGCCAGGGCGACGACAGCAGCCAGAGGAGCAGCAGCACTTCCGAGACCTCCCGGACGGTGCAGAGGAGCTGCTCCCTGTACTGCCTGCCGACTGTCAGACACTCCCCATTCCCAGCCCCCTCGCTGCTCTCCAGCAGCTTCTCTGACAGGACTGCGGCCTTCCACTTCAACATTGACGACCTGGAGGATGCTGAGGAGACAGACGTGGACACTGGGCTGAAGCTCACCAGCTCTGACATGTCTGTGGTCTCTGCCTACACCAGGCTGGCTGCTAATTTCCAGTCATTTTCTTCTTCTCCCGACAAGGTTTACAGACACCCGCCGAGAGCCATACCCCTTCGGACGCGGCCTCTTTCAATGCATAACAACCCTCTCCCTTCCTACTCCGGCCTCTCCTGCggctctctcccttctctctcagATATCTCCTTCTGCGGCTCCTCTTGCCCCTCGTCTCTCAAACCACAGCGGCCTCAAAGTGCGTCCAACCCCTCGCACAGACTGACCCCCTCGGCCCTCAGGCACTCTGGAGACAGTGGACACAGCACAGAGACTGAGAGCATCACCCTCCGACAACAAGCCGGAAGTCACAATCTGCCAGAGGAGGATCCTGAGCAGGAATTCTACATCTAG
- the LOC117406864 gene encoding protein FAM124A-like isoform X2 encodes MSSTCSELSIGDVQDPFLVSVHIITDPGNGRTLQKAMDNVLAWIRPDLQLFRVSERGCWKKPERCRTGIVIQPSLAIILFLQEEYGEEQFQQLHQSLRRPPWQYHHTEKVNGRMLPYMPYNQDFFTLSGSTPLWAIRQVHYGKEIVRFTIYCSHENFVDMVKMYQLILKREVSQKKGDFCFFIVYSNMNMEIQLSLKRLPKDQYPTPAESAIIEFRVKEIGQLVPLLPNPCTPISDIRWQTEDYDGNKILLQVRGSSRNSHRRPILSQLDPQLESSYTAPATNTHRSRGPASYRNKRYQKLQPPSRSKQHHRLSQQDLSSSCQGDDSSQRSSSTSETSRTVQRSCSLYCLPTVRHSPFPAPSLLSSSFSDRTAAFHFNIDDLEDAEETDVDTGLKLTSSDMSVVSAYTRLAANFQSFSSSPDKVYRHPPRAIPLRTRPLSMHNNPLPSYSGLSCGSLPSLSDISFCGSSCPSSLKPQRPQSASNPSHRLTPSALRHSGDSGHSTETESITLRQQAGSHNLPEEDPEQEFYI; translated from the exons GTGAATTGTCCATAGGCGATGTGCAGGACCCATTTCTGGTTAGCGTCCATATCATCACCGACCCGGGGAACGGCAGGACCCTCCAGAAAGCCATGGATAATGTGCTGGCCTGGATCCGCCCGGACCTGCAGCTCTTCCGTGTCTCTGAGCGAGGCTGCTGGAAGAAGCCAGAGAGGTGCAGGACTGGAATCGTGATCCAGCCCTCGCTGGCCATCATCCTGTTCCTGCAGGAGGAGTACGGAGAGGAGCAGTTCCAGCAGCTCCACCAGTCCCTCCGACGCCCGCCTTGGCAGTACCACCACACAGAGAAAGTGAATGGCCGCATGTTGCCCTACATGCCGTACAACCAGGACTTCTTCACCCTGTCCGGCAGCACCCCACTGTGGGCCATCCGTCAGGTGCACTATGGCAAGGAGATTGTGCGCTTCACTATCTACTGCAGCCACGAGAACTTTGTGGACATGGTGAAGATGTACCAGCTGATCCTCAAGAGGGAGGTGTCTCAGAAAAAGGGGGATTTCTGCTTCTTCATTGTCTACTCCAACATGAACATGGAGATCCAGCTCTCCCTGAAGAGGCTCCCCAAGGACCAGTACCCCACCCCCGCCGAGTCTGCAATCATCGAGTTCCGCGTCAAAGAGATCGGCCAGCTGGTCCCCCTGCTTCCCAATCCCTGCACCCCCATTAGCGATATCCGTTGGCAGACGGAAGACTATGATGGAAACAAGATTCTTTTACAG GTCCGAGGCTCATCCAGAAACTCCCATCGGAGGCCCATTCTTTCTCAGCTCGACCCCCAGCTGGAGTCATCCTACACGGCACCTGCCACGAACACTCACCGCAGCCGGGGGCCTGCCTCCTATCGAAACAAACGCTACCAAAAGCTGCAGCCACCCTCCCGCTCCAAACAGCACCACCGGCTCTCCCAGCAGGACTTATCCAGCTCTTGCCAGGGCGACGACAGCAGCCAGAGGAGCAGCAGCACTTCCGAGACCTCCCGGACGGTGCAGAGGAGCTGCTCCCTGTACTGCCTGCCGACTGTCAGACACTCCCCATTCCCAGCCCCCTCGCTGCTCTCCAGCAGCTTCTCTGACAGGACTGCGGCCTTCCACTTCAACATTGACGACCTGGAGGATGCTGAGGAGACAGACGTGGACACTGGGCTGAAGCTCACCAGCTCTGACATGTCTGTGGTCTCTGCCTACACCAGGCTGGCTGCTAATTTCCAGTCATTTTCTTCTTCTCCCGACAAGGTTTACAGACACCCGCCGAGAGCCATACCCCTTCGGACGCGGCCTCTTTCAATGCATAACAACCCTCTCCCTTCCTACTCCGGCCTCTCCTGCggctctctcccttctctctcagATATCTCCTTCTGCGGCTCCTCTTGCCCCTCGTCTCTCAAACCACAGCGGCCTCAAAGTGCGTCCAACCCCTCGCACAGACTGACCCCCTCGGCCCTCAGGCACTCTGGAGACAGTGGACACAGCACAGAGACTGAGAGCATCACCCTCCGACAACAAGCCGGAAGTCACAATCTGCCAGAGGAGGATCCTGAGCAGGAATTCTACATCTAG